From the genome of Spirosomataceae bacterium TFI 002, one region includes:
- a CDS encoding gliding motility-associated C-terminal domain-containing protein, with translation MTMSRFVTLVLLLCATLSFELEAQSLCNSTNAIQNGFKLDANVGCSPFTVVPQDQSGLTDVKYIFDYRGQPATELGSLNPGLQDVLFNGANDQPRTYTILQYGKDANGVEKYSCQNLVVRKDNKPKFSYNSCNNQILNITVPDVVENDFDSYVIHWGDNSTESFTSIPYKKTKNYTSLTASRTIKVEGIYNTPIGCSAPSFQTIDMSEGGNYANIDVLKLSEESKKVEIKFDGLNEDYKLFKRSVNEVYDNNNPIASIGPGTIALDVNSSVQYCFSAFRNSGGCFESAGEVCTVPLAVDINGKENVLTWQEHPLVLNTLFGSNGEVQNVTYNIIRSGETIDYFNNVTSPYVDQINCSKEYCYRIETVVKGIPKFGSAKVYESTSLSNEICVDRGSFRPNAIQTLSATFNGDNKHVVKFKDDSNWDLLKTQFYLYTLYPNNDSLLLDSVNGVQDFTTFEIDNSCYRIGYRDECGSISELSPKVCVVNLAVEYDEQLKWEAVNPFTNEAISNYEVYFENENSKAYDLLTNRSNAFNDLSPDLSNFINEARFKVKVLGADGGFSWTNSKVIPLEFKLYLPDAFSPNNDGVNDILEVKGSIGRAESISFVIFDRWGKILFDTNLNELKWDGFIKGKALPIGQYIYSINAELKDGTRYKHSGMLELLK, from the coding sequence TTGACTATGTCTAGGTTTGTCACTTTAGTGTTATTGCTTTGTGCAACTCTTTCTTTTGAACTTGAGGCACAAAGTCTATGTAACAGTACGAATGCGATCCAAAACGGCTTTAAGCTGGATGCCAATGTGGGATGCAGTCCATTTACAGTAGTTCCTCAGGATCAAAGTGGTTTGACTGACGTAAAATACATTTTTGACTATCGAGGTCAGCCTGCTACCGAATTAGGAAGTTTAAACCCAGGCTTACAAGATGTTTTGTTTAATGGTGCTAATGATCAGCCCAGAACGTATACTATTCTCCAATATGGAAAAGATGCTAATGGGGTGGAGAAGTATTCTTGTCAGAATTTGGTGGTGAGGAAAGATAATAAGCCGAAGTTTTCTTATAACTCTTGTAACAATCAAATTCTTAATATTACAGTTCCAGATGTAGTTGAAAATGACTTTGATTCGTATGTTATACATTGGGGCGATAATAGTACTGAATCATTTACATCAATTCCGTATAAAAAAACGAAAAACTATACCTCACTTACAGCTTCTCGGACAATAAAGGTGGAAGGTATTTATAACACTCCAATTGGTTGTTCAGCACCGTCATTTCAAACTATAGATATGAGTGAGGGTGGTAATTATGCTAATATTGATGTATTGAAGTTATCAGAAGAAAGCAAGAAAGTTGAAATCAAATTTGATGGGTTAAATGAAGACTATAAGCTTTTCAAGCGAAGTGTAAATGAGGTATATGATAATAATAATCCTATAGCATCGATAGGTCCTGGGACTATAGCTTTAGACGTTAACTCAAGTGTGCAATATTGTTTTTCGGCATTTAGAAACTCGGGTGGATGCTTTGAATCTGCAGGGGAAGTATGTACGGTACCGTTGGCCGTTGACATTAATGGTAAAGAAAATGTATTGACTTGGCAAGAACACCCATTAGTATTAAATACTTTGTTTGGGTCTAATGGGGAGGTTCAGAATGTGACATATAATATAATTAGGTCGGGTGAAACAATTGATTATTTTAACAATGTTACCAGCCCCTATGTTGATCAAATTAATTGTAGTAAAGAATATTGTTATCGAATAGAGACTGTTGTAAAAGGTATCCCTAAATTTGGTTCTGCTAAAGTATATGAAAGTACTAGTTTATCAAATGAGATTTGTGTGGATCGAGGTTCTTTTCGTCCAAATGCTATTCAAACTCTCAGTGCAACATTTAATGGAGACAATAAACATGTTGTAAAGTTTAAAGATGACAGCAACTGGGATTTATTAAAAACCCAGTTTTATTTATATACCTTATACCCTAACAATGATAGTTTATTGTTGGATAGTGTAAATGGTGTTCAAGACTTTACAACTTTTGAAATCGATAACAGTTGCTATAGGATTGGGTATAGGGATGAATGCGGAAGTATAAGTGAGTTAAGCCCTAAAGTTTGTGTAGTAAATCTTGCGGTGGAATATGACGAGCAATTAAAATGGGAAGCGGTTAATCCTTTTACTAATGAGGCTATATCTAATTATGAAGTTTATTTTGAAAATGAAAACTCCAAAGCTTACGATTTATTGACAAATAGGTCAAATGCCTTCAATGATTTAAGTCCTGACTTAAGTAACTTTATTAATGAAGCTAGATTTAAAGTAAAGGTTTTGGGTGCTGATGGAGGGTTTAGCTGGACCAATTCTAAAGTTATTCCTTTAGAATTTAAATTGTATTTGCCAGATGCTTTTAGTCCGAATAATGATGGCGTGAACGACATCTTGGAGGTAAAGGGCAGTATAGGTAGGGCGGAGTCTATTTCATTTGTAATTTTTGATCGTTGGGGGAAAATTCTTTTTGACACGAATTTAAACGAATTGAAATGGGATGGTTTTATCAAAGGGAAAGCTCTGCCCATAGGACAATATATTTACTCAATAAATGCTGAACTGAAAGATGGAACTAGATATAAACATTCAGGTATGCTTGAACTTTTGAAATAG
- a CDS encoding GDPmannose 4,6-dehydratase — protein MSQKTALITGVTGQDGAYLAEFLLQKGYKVHGIKRRASLFNTDRIDHLYKDLHEANVNFILHYGDLSDSTNIIRIIQEVQPDEIYNLGAMSHVKVSFDAPEYTANVDGIGTLRILEAVRLLGLTEKTRIYQASTSELYGLVQEVPQSETTPFYPRSPYAVAKLYGYWITVNYREAYNMYACNGILFNHESPLRGETFVTRKITRAVAQIALGTESCLYLGNLDAKRDWGHAKDYIEAMWLILQQDVAEDFVIATGETTTVREFVRMAFEELGVELEFKGKDDQEEAFVKSSSNPDFKFKVGERVVAVDPKYYRPTEVELLIGDPTKSKEKLGWVPKYDLKALVQEMVQADLNLFQNQSGVNKAGKPL, from the coding sequence ATGTCACAAAAAACAGCACTCATTACTGGAGTAACTGGACAAGATGGAGCTTATTTAGCCGAATTCTTATTACAAAAAGGATACAAAGTTCACGGTATTAAAAGAAGAGCTTCTTTGTTTAATACAGATAGAATAGATCACCTTTATAAAGATCTTCACGAGGCAAATGTGAACTTCATCCTTCATTATGGTGACCTAAGTGACTCTACCAATATTATTCGTATCATTCAGGAAGTTCAACCAGACGAAATTTACAATCTAGGTGCGATGTCGCATGTGAAAGTAAGTTTTGATGCACCTGAATACACTGCAAACGTAGATGGAATTGGTACTTTAAGAATTTTAGAAGCTGTGAGACTCTTAGGTCTAACCGAAAAAACAAGAATTTACCAAGCATCTACTTCTGAACTGTACGGTTTGGTTCAGGAGGTTCCACAGTCCGAGACCACTCCATTTTACCCACGTTCCCCATATGCCGTTGCAAAGCTTTACGGCTATTGGATAACTGTTAACTATCGCGAAGCATATAATATGTATGCCTGCAATGGAATCCTTTTTAACCATGAATCCCCATTGAGAGGTGAAACTTTCGTAACAAGAAAAATCACTCGAGCAGTTGCACAAATAGCATTGGGAACAGAAAGTTGTCTATACCTAGGTAACTTAGATGCAAAAAGAGACTGGGGACATGCGAAGGATTATATTGAAGCCATGTGGTTAATTCTTCAGCAAGATGTTGCCGAAGACTTTGTCATTGCTACTGGCGAGACTACTACAGTTCGTGAGTTTGTCAGAATGGCATTCGAAGAGTTAGGTGTCGAACTAGAATTTAAAGGCAAGGATGATCAAGAAGAAGCATTCGTTAAGTCTAGTTCTAATCCTGACTTTAAATTTAAGGTTGGGGAAAGAGTTGTGGCTGTTGATCCAAAATACTATCGCCCAACAGAAGTAGAACTACTCATAGGTGATCCAACAAAATCAAAAGAAAAACTTGGATGGGTTCCTAAATATGACCTAAAAGCACTAGTTCAAGAAATGGTGCAAGCGGACCTTAACTTGTTTCAAAACCAGTCTGGTGTAAATAAGGCAGGGAAACCTTTATAA
- a CDS encoding benzoate transport, translated as MEFSPSALLDKSKMTNLQYGIIFICFLMNMFDGMDVLLISYTAPAIAKAWSVDSQTLGTVFSAGLAGMMVGNLFIASLADKLGRKNMILLNAVIMGLAIYMTSWADTVNELLVYRFIAGLGIGSMLACTAALTAEYTPNKTRNFWISFVVAGYPVGAVISGLVAARVIPTEGWEQMYQYAGIASLISIPLIILFLSESMDFYLKAQPKGALSKINKILGKMNFAPIGELPAKAAKQSAIPFKKLLEGKYKIPSLQLWLALFMAFAALFFMTSWIPKLAKDAGLSLELAIYAGTVFNVGAFFGIVTQGFFSSKYGLKKTIGIFFIATAALMAAFGLFVGSNILLLIFALLGFGIQGGFVGLYAFAARMYPSEIKSTGIGWAMGAGRFGGVIGPLFAGLLIGMGLTIGTNFLIFAIPALIAGIMTWINSSADVD; from the coding sequence ATGGAATTTTCTCCTTCTGCTTTGCTCGATAAGAGCAAAATGACCAATCTACAATATGGTATCATCTTTATATGTTTCTTGATGAACATGTTTGATGGAATGGATGTATTATTGATCTCTTACACAGCACCTGCAATTGCTAAGGCTTGGTCTGTAGATTCTCAAACACTTGGTACCGTTTTTAGTGCTGGGCTAGCGGGGATGATGGTGGGTAACTTATTCATAGCTTCTTTGGCAGATAAGCTTGGTCGTAAAAATATGATTTTGCTCAATGCTGTCATTATGGGTCTTGCTATCTACATGACCTCGTGGGCCGACACAGTAAATGAACTACTTGTTTATCGTTTTATAGCAGGCCTTGGAATAGGTTCAATGTTGGCTTGTACAGCGGCCTTAACTGCTGAATACACGCCAAATAAGACTCGAAATTTTTGGATAAGCTTTGTTGTAGCTGGTTATCCAGTTGGAGCAGTGATTTCAGGTTTGGTAGCAGCAAGAGTTATTCCTACAGAAGGCTGGGAGCAAATGTATCAGTATGCGGGAATAGCATCTTTAATTTCTATTCCTTTAATAATTTTGTTTTTATCCGAGTCGATGGATTTTTATTTAAAAGCTCAACCTAAAGGGGCTTTAAGCAAAATAAATAAGATTTTGGGTAAAATGAATTTTGCTCCAATAGGTGAATTACCAGCAAAAGCTGCCAAGCAGTCTGCGATTCCATTTAAGAAGTTATTAGAAGGAAAATATAAAATTCCATCTCTTCAACTTTGGTTAGCTCTCTTTATGGCCTTTGCAGCCTTGTTCTTTATGACTAGTTGGATTCCAAAGCTTGCGAAAGATGCAGGGTTATCTCTTGAGCTTGCAATATATGCAGGAACTGTTTTTAATGTTGGAGCTTTTTTTGGAATTGTCACCCAGGGATTTTTCTCTTCCAAATATGGTTTGAAGAAAACCATCGGTATATTTTTTATAGCAACAGCCGCTTTAATGGCTGCTTTTGGCCTGTTCGTTGGCTCAAATATCCTCTTGCTTATATTCGCTCTTCTAGGTTTTGGTATTCAAGGAGGGTTTGTTGGTCTTTATGCTTTTGCAGCACGTATGTACCCCTCAGAAATTAAGTCTACTGGAATAGGTTGGGCAATGGGTGCAGGGCGATTTGGTGGAGTAATAGGGCCATTATTTGCCGGCCTTCTTATTGGAATGGGATTGACCATTGGAACCAACTTCTTGATTTTTGCTATTCCTGCCCTCATTGCTGGAATTATGACTTGGATCAATAGCTCGGCGGATGTAGATTAA
- a CDS encoding Zinc carboxypeptidase, with the protein MKRVLAFVFLFSSYISFGQSDLSYYLPKDVTYDTKIPTPKQYLGYELGEQHVTPYEIYGYYREVAKYTDRIQIEQYARSYENRELLMVTVSSPKNLANLANIKAEHAKIADPSQSKSLNLAQMPSVIWMGYSVHGNEASGSNSSLLSIYHLAAAKSPKVDSILNECVILIDPCINPDGGNRFATWVNQNRSTNLVSDPNSREFRETWPGGRTNHYWFDMNRDWLYQQLPESKGRLVKFYEWLPNILTDHHEMGSGSTFFFQPGIPERTHPMTPLKNIDLTSKIGTFHAAGLDKLGSLYYTKENYDDFYYGKGSTLPDANGSIGILFEQASSRGHLQETRNGTLSFPFTIRNQFSATMSTLQAGKDMRVELLSYMRDFYAEKSTDPEKAFVFGGGNDPVRTYETVNVLLRNQIEVYQLNKNEKLGGLDFNKDYSFVVPMSQPRHRLIKSLFEKRTTFADSAFYDVSAWTLPVCMNVPFAASTSNISLGKKVSQNDFPQGKVIGESSYSYLFEWDGYFAPRAANELINNGYRLKYAMEPFTTMQEGKQKEFSYGTIQILCEGKSPNQLLQKLASRDGITFYAQQTGLTLKGINMGSEKFKPLEKLTPLMITGSGVDANDAGEVWHLLDQRVNLPLILADIDQVNRMDLSKYSHIILNNGRYGDLKADRLKSYVQSGGIVIALGNGASWLAQHNIGSVKIKDEAKEYGKEKRSYVDKSTYAGALETSGAILNTTIDPSHPICFGYKQEELAVFKVNNIVFEDTENPYNTPLLFTANPLIAGYVHPKNIVRFQNSPAVIAQNLGSGRIVSFSDNPNFRAFWYGTNKLFLNALFFGNSIGAGRYED; encoded by the coding sequence ATGAAAAGAGTTTTAGCATTTGTTTTCCTCTTTAGTTCATACATAAGTTTTGGTCAATCAGACTTATCGTATTACCTCCCAAAAGATGTCACTTATGACACGAAAATCCCTACACCAAAACAATACCTCGGCTATGAGCTAGGAGAACAGCACGTTACTCCTTACGAAATCTACGGGTATTACAGAGAGGTGGCAAAATATACTGACCGTATTCAGATAGAGCAATATGCCCGATCTTACGAAAACAGGGAATTGCTTATGGTAACAGTAAGTTCTCCAAAAAACTTGGCAAACCTTGCAAACATAAAAGCCGAGCATGCGAAAATCGCAGATCCATCTCAAAGCAAATCTTTGAATTTAGCTCAGATGCCTTCTGTAATATGGATGGGTTACTCTGTTCATGGAAATGAAGCCAGCGGCTCTAATTCATCATTGCTTTCGATTTATCACTTAGCTGCAGCAAAAAGCCCAAAAGTTGATTCTATTCTGAATGAATGCGTCATATTGATTGATCCTTGTATTAATCCAGATGGTGGCAACAGGTTTGCAACTTGGGTAAACCAAAACCGAAGTACTAATCTTGTATCTGACCCAAATTCAAGAGAGTTCAGAGAAACTTGGCCAGGTGGACGAACCAATCATTACTGGTTCGATATGAACAGAGATTGGCTCTATCAACAATTGCCAGAAAGCAAAGGAAGGTTAGTTAAGTTCTATGAATGGTTACCAAATATCCTGACCGATCACCACGAAATGGGCAGTGGCTCAACCTTCTTTTTTCAGCCAGGAATTCCTGAGCGTACACACCCAATGACCCCTCTCAAAAATATTGACTTGACGAGTAAAATTGGAACATTTCATGCCGCAGGGTTAGACAAGCTTGGTTCTCTTTATTACACAAAAGAAAATTATGACGACTTCTATTATGGAAAGGGTTCTACCCTACCCGATGCCAACGGAAGTATAGGTATTCTCTTTGAGCAAGCATCCTCTCGTGGACACTTACAAGAAACTCGTAATGGGACACTTTCTTTCCCATTTACCATTAGAAATCAATTTTCCGCAACAATGAGTACCCTACAAGCAGGAAAAGATATGCGAGTAGAGCTTCTTAGCTATATGAGAGATTTCTATGCAGAGAAATCTACTGATCCTGAGAAAGCATTTGTTTTTGGAGGCGGAAACGACCCTGTAAGAACTTACGAAACAGTCAATGTGCTGCTTCGAAATCAAATTGAGGTTTATCAATTGAATAAAAATGAAAAGTTAGGTGGCTTGGATTTTAATAAAGACTACTCATTTGTAGTTCCTATGTCTCAACCTAGACACCGCCTCATAAAATCACTTTTTGAAAAACGCACCACTTTTGCGGACAGTGCATTTTATGATGTCTCTGCATGGACTTTACCAGTTTGTATGAATGTGCCATTCGCAGCTTCAACGTCAAATATCTCTTTGGGTAAAAAGGTAAGCCAAAACGATTTTCCACAAGGAAAAGTGATTGGAGAAAGTAGCTACTCCTATCTTTTCGAATGGGACGGTTACTTTGCACCAAGAGCAGCAAATGAACTCATTAATAATGGATATAGACTCAAGTACGCAATGGAGCCATTTACTACCATGCAAGAAGGCAAACAAAAAGAGTTTAGCTATGGTACCATACAAATTTTATGCGAAGGAAAGAGTCCAAACCAATTGTTACAAAAACTAGCAAGCAGAGACGGCATTACATTTTATGCTCAACAAACAGGACTTACGTTAAAAGGAATAAACATGGGAAGTGAAAAATTCAAACCTTTGGAAAAGCTAACTCCGCTAATGATAACTGGGTCAGGTGTAGATGCAAACGACGCGGGGGAAGTATGGCACCTACTCGACCAAAGAGTAAACCTACCCCTTATCCTGGCCGACATAGACCAAGTAAACAGAATGGACTTGAGCAAATACTCTCATATCATTTTAAACAATGGTAGATATGGTGACCTAAAAGCCGATAGACTTAAATCCTATGTTCAATCAGGCGGGATTGTGATTGCTCTTGGCAATGGTGCGTCTTGGTTAGCTCAGCATAATATTGGCTCTGTTAAAATAAAGGATGAAGCTAAAGAATACGGTAAAGAAAAACGGTCATATGTAGATAAGTCAACTTACGCAGGAGCCTTAGAAACTAGTGGAGCAATTCTAAATACTACAATTGACCCAAGCCATCCAATTTGTTTTGGATACAAGCAGGAGGAGCTAGCTGTTTTTAAGGTAAATAATATCGTTTTTGAAGATACCGAAAACCCTTATAACACTCCACTTCTATTTACGGCAAATCCTTTAATTGCGGGATATGTACATCCGAAAAACATAGTGAGATTTCAAAATAGCCCAGCAGTAATTGCCCAAAACCTAGGCTCTGGTCGCATTGTAAGCTTTTCAGACAATCCCAATTTTAGAGCATTTTGGTACGGAACCAATAAACTTTTCCTTAATGCCCTTTTCTTTGGTAACAGTATAGGAGCTGGTAGGTACGAGGACTAA
- a CDS encoding Capsule assembly protein Wzi, translated as MFVNGYSQKDMHTKNVKFTAAIQSIISSDTIKPFWSRVNKYGTVPLKGNMLAIDLRVVKEFDSLFTDKKILKKLGFGYGVRALGSVNNKKSILFLPEAYVKVRHKHFELYVGKRQEVFGLVDTVASSGSYIWSGNAMPLPKLQVHTPGYLPITKKGFLSIKAGLSHGWFSDNGIVKNHWLHQKWLYGKIGRKDSKVQFSAGINHQVMWGGYSEVLKNVGGEIPPTIDGYLAPFPLYSYQFVLIPFLQKIILPDGNKVPGYDGGLAIGNQLGSVDLAFDIKIGGSSLLVYTQQPYDFARSLYNLNNIEDGLYGISLRIKNKIINKVCFEYFDTRSQGRYLFGKLQPSNYGEIDNYFSHGQYQSWSNHGNIIGSPFIIDEIYSKSNDILSNRVFYYYGSVFGKVFDLDYAFKFASSSNLGTYFREINKKQNSMNLSFSKSVKRHFLIGLDFSMDRGYLYPNTIAFGIKANYQY; from the coding sequence ATGTTTGTCAATGGATATTCCCAAAAGGATATGCATACCAAAAATGTTAAATTTACTGCGGCTATCCAATCAATTATTTCTTCAGATACAATAAAACCTTTTTGGTCACGAGTGAATAAATATGGTACTGTTCCGCTAAAGGGTAATATGCTGGCAATAGATCTGAGGGTGGTTAAAGAATTTGATAGTCTATTTACAGATAAAAAAATTTTAAAAAAGTTAGGTTTTGGCTATGGGGTAAGGGCTTTGGGTAGTGTGAATAATAAAAAATCAATTTTGTTTTTACCCGAAGCTTATGTGAAAGTTCGGCATAAGCATTTTGAGTTATATGTAGGAAAGAGGCAAGAAGTATTTGGCCTTGTGGATACTGTTGCTTCATCGGGTTCATATATTTGGTCTGGCAATGCTATGCCTCTTCCCAAGCTCCAAGTTCATACACCAGGCTATTTGCCAATTACAAAAAAAGGTTTTTTAAGTATCAAAGCTGGGTTAAGTCATGGTTGGTTCAGTGATAATGGTATAGTTAAAAATCACTGGTTGCATCAAAAATGGCTTTATGGTAAGATAGGAAGAAAGGATTCAAAAGTTCAATTCTCCGCTGGTATCAATCATCAAGTGATGTGGGGTGGTTATTCTGAGGTTTTAAAAAACGTAGGTGGGGAAATTCCGCCTACCATTGATGGATATTTGGCTCCTTTTCCACTTTATTCATATCAGTTTGTACTTATTCCCTTTTTACAAAAAATTATATTACCTGATGGGAATAAGGTGCCTGGTTATGATGGAGGGCTTGCTATTGGTAATCAGTTGGGATCTGTTGACTTGGCTTTCGATATTAAAATTGGTGGTTCTAGTCTTTTGGTTTATACACAACAGCCATATGATTTTGCGAGATCCTTGTACAACTTAAACAATATCGAAGATGGACTCTATGGAATTTCGTTGAGGATTAAGAATAAAATAATTAATAAGGTATGTTTTGAATATTTTGATACAAGAAGTCAAGGTAGATACTTGTTTGGAAAACTTCAGCCATCAAATTATGGTGAAATTGACAATTACTTTTCTCATGGTCAATATCAGAGTTGGTCGAACCACGGCAACATTATTGGTAGCCCGTTTATCATTGATGAGATTTATAGCAAAAGCAATGATATTTTAAGTAACAGAGTATTTTACTATTATGGAAGTGTGTTCGGTAAAGTATTCGACTTGGATTACGCATTCAAATTTGCTTCTTCTTCAAACTTAGGGACTTATTTTCGAGAAATTAATAAAAAACAGAATTCAATGAATTTGTCTTTTTCAAAAAGTGTTAAAAGACATTTTTTAATTGGTTTAGATTTTTCAATGGACAGAGGGTATCTTTATCCCAATACTATAGCCTTTGGAATTAAAGCGAACTATCAATATTGA
- a CDS encoding Cu2+-exporting ATPase — MVVTETYPVIGMTCASCAASVGSILNHSKGVSVADVNYASNSVKVTFDAESTDALRLQKAVQSIGYDLAINAEDGDQEALQLERYERIKKNTIWSAILTAPIFVIGMFFMDWELGKWISLALSIPVLFWFGRSFYVNAVKQAKHFKANMDTLVALSTGIAFLFSVFNSFYPEFWTSKGLESHVYFEAATVIITFISVGKLLEEKAKTSTTTAIKKLVGLQPNSLTIVENGEEKVIAINEVERGQMIVVYPGDKIPVDGQVMKGSSFIDESMMTGEPVPNEKKRGDKVYAGTINQDGNLQFIAEKVGDQTFLAQIIQQVKDAQGSKAPVQKLVDKIASIFVPVVLLIAVTTFIVWYLIGGENALTHAILTSVSVLVIACPCALGLATPTAIMVGMGKGAENNILIKDAESLELAHKISAVVLDKTGTITEGKPKVSSLKWLENDELYPKVLLGLEQRSKHPIASAVVSYLKEDGIRPSPIIEFINKTGLGITGKVKGVSFGVGNEKLSKEFGVKLSLTQKEEIEQLRSKSATVFYFVAEEKLLAIISVTDKIKGSSKEAIEILQERGIQVHMLTGDGKSTANSVASQVGIDNWHAEVLPHDKSTFVKKLQNEGHVVAMVGDGINDSQALAQADVSIAMSHGSDIAMDVAKITLMGSDLLGLAKAISLSKQTMRTLRQNLFWAFVYNLIGIPLAEGLLYPINGFLLNPMIAGAAMAFSSVSVVLNSLRLKKVNLN, encoded by the coding sequence ATGGTAGTAACTGAAACATATCCTGTAATAGGAATGACTTGTGCCTCTTGTGCGGCAAGCGTGGGATCAATATTGAATCATAGTAAAGGCGTGTCGGTTGCAGATGTGAATTATGCGAGTAATTCGGTAAAAGTAACTTTTGATGCTGAAAGTACTGATGCACTTAGGTTACAGAAAGCTGTACAGAGTATTGGTTATGATTTGGCTATTAATGCGGAGGATGGAGATCAAGAAGCTCTTCAGCTTGAGCGATATGAACGTATCAAGAAAAACACGATTTGGTCTGCAATTTTGACTGCTCCCATTTTTGTGATTGGAATGTTTTTTATGGATTGGGAGCTAGGTAAATGGATTTCTTTAGCTCTAAGTATTCCAGTCTTATTTTGGTTTGGAAGATCGTTTTATGTCAATGCTGTAAAGCAAGCAAAGCATTTTAAAGCGAACATGGATACATTGGTTGCCCTAAGTACTGGTATCGCTTTCTTGTTTAGTGTGTTTAATTCTTTTTATCCTGAGTTTTGGACCTCAAAAGGCCTAGAGTCACATGTCTACTTTGAGGCAGCAACGGTGATTATAACTTTTATTTCTGTTGGAAAGCTGCTCGAAGAAAAAGCAAAAACTTCCACAACTACTGCGATAAAAAAGCTTGTTGGGTTGCAACCCAACTCTTTAACTATTGTTGAAAATGGGGAAGAGAAAGTCATTGCCATAAATGAAGTTGAAAGAGGTCAGATGATTGTCGTTTATCCCGGAGATAAGATACCTGTGGATGGGCAAGTAATGAAGGGAAGCTCCTTCATAGATGAAAGTATGATGACCGGAGAACCGGTTCCGAATGAGAAAAAGCGAGGAGATAAGGTGTATGCGGGTACAATAAACCAGGATGGTAACTTACAGTTTATCGCTGAAAAAGTGGGGGATCAGACTTTTCTTGCTCAAATAATACAGCAAGTTAAAGATGCTCAAGGTAGCAAAGCTCCAGTGCAAAAGTTAGTTGATAAAATTGCTTCCATTTTTGTTCCAGTTGTATTGCTTATTGCGGTGACAACATTTATTGTTTGGTATTTGATTGGTGGTGAGAATGCTTTGACGCACGCTATTCTTACTTCGGTATCGGTGCTGGTTATTGCTTGTCCTTGTGCTTTGGGCTTGGCAACACCTACTGCCATTATGGTAGGAATGGGAAAGGGTGCCGAAAATAATATCCTAATTAAAGATGCTGAAAGTCTTGAGCTTGCACATAAAATATCGGCCGTTGTTTTAGATAAGACGGGAACAATTACTGAAGGGAAACCAAAAGTGTCGTCTTTGAAATGGCTTGAAAACGATGAGCTCTATCCAAAGGTTCTTTTAGGTTTAGAGCAGCGGTCAAAACACCCAATTGCAAGTGCAGTAGTATCGTATCTCAAAGAAGACGGAATAAGGCCGTCGCCTATAATAGAGTTTATAAATAAAACTGGTTTAGGGATAACAGGGAAGGTGAAAGGGGTAAGTTTTGGCGTTGGAAATGAAAAGCTATCTAAAGAGTTTGGGGTTAAGCTAAGTTTAACCCAAAAAGAAGAAATAGAGCAATTACGGTCAAAATCGGCAACTGTTTTTTATTTCGTTGCTGAGGAAAAGTTACTTGCAATAATTTCGGTTACAGATAAAATAAAGGGAAGCTCCAAAGAAGCAATAGAAATTCTACAGGAACGAGGAATTCAAGTTCATATGCTTACTGGTGATGGAAAGTCGACGGCAAATTCAGTTGCAAGTCAAGTTGGAATTGATAATTGGCATGCCGAAGTATTGCCACATGATAAATCAACCTTTGTGAAAAAGCTTCAAAATGAAGGTCATGTTGTTGCCATGGTTGGCGATGGAATAAATGATTCGCAAGCTCTCGCTCAAGCCGATGTTAGTATTGCAATGAGTCACGGTTCTGATATTGCCATGGACGTTGCAAAAATTACCTTAATGGGGTCCGACTTATTAGGTTTGGCTAAAGCAATAAGCTTATCGAAACAAACAATGAGAACGCTTCGCCAAAATCTGTTTTGGGCTTTTGTTTATAATCTTATTGGAATTCCTCTCGCTGAGGGTTTGCTATATCCTATAAATGGATTTTTACTTAACCCAATGATTGCTGGTGCAGCAATGGCTTTTAGTTCAGTTTCAGTTGTTCTGAATAGCTTAAGATTAAAGAAGGTAAATCTAAATTAA